Proteins from one Caulobacter sp. X genomic window:
- a CDS encoding putative sulfate exporter family transporter translates to MTAAALRLSAGKLAPGLAAGLGLAILAKLLSQTLHAPAPLIAVVLGMMLGAMGLQAQLGAGLDIFAKPGLRLGVAMMGAQISWAEFAALGGPAILASGVVVLGGLAIGAAAGLALGLPFAEALIAAAACSICGASAALAASQAAPASPANQRTTALVIVGVNLLSTVAMLAYPPLAHALGLTAHQAGVFFGLSIHDVAQVAGAGASVSPETASTAALAKLARIVWLGPAVVLIGLALTRSPEGGRVSGLQAPPAFVIGFAALAAARGLNLIPPALVGVLAACSSFLLLAGVGAISAKLGPKALLQVKPRLAVMLGTVTVAVAVLAYALTRIFF, encoded by the coding sequence ATGACGGCCGCCGCCCTGCGTCTCAGCGCCGGCAAGCTGGCGCCGGGGCTGGCGGCCGGCCTGGGCCTCGCCATCCTCGCCAAGCTGCTGTCCCAGACCCTGCACGCCCCCGCGCCGCTGATCGCCGTGGTGCTGGGCATGATGCTCGGCGCCATGGGTCTGCAGGCTCAGCTGGGCGCGGGTCTCGACATCTTCGCCAAGCCCGGCCTGCGCCTGGGCGTCGCCATGATGGGCGCCCAGATCAGCTGGGCCGAATTCGCCGCCCTGGGCGGTCCCGCCATCCTGGCCAGCGGCGTCGTGGTCCTGGGCGGCCTCGCCATCGGCGCTGCGGCTGGTCTGGCGCTGGGACTGCCGTTCGCCGAGGCCCTGATCGCGGCCGCCGCTTGCTCGATCTGCGGCGCTTCCGCTGCCCTGGCCGCCTCGCAAGCCGCGCCGGCCAGCCCCGCCAATCAGCGCACGACGGCCCTGGTCATCGTCGGGGTGAACCTGCTCTCGACCGTCGCCATGCTGGCCTATCCGCCCTTGGCTCACGCGCTGGGCCTGACGGCGCACCAGGCCGGCGTCTTCTTCGGCCTATCCATCCACGACGTCGCCCAGGTGGCCGGCGCCGGCGCCTCGGTGTCGCCGGAGACCGCCAGCACGGCGGCCCTGGCCAAGCTGGCGCGGATCGTCTGGCTGGGTCCGGCGGTGGTGCTGATCGGCCTGGCCCTGACCCGCAGCCCTGAGGGCGGACGCGTTTCGGGCCTGCAAGCGCCGCCGGCCTTCGTAATCGGCTTCGCGGCCCTGGCGGCCGCGCGCGGCCTGAACCTGATCCCGCCGGCCCTGGTCGGGGTCCTGGCCGCCTGCTCCAGCTTCCTGCTACTGGCCGGCGTCGGCGCGATTTCGGCCAAGCTGGGCCCCAAGGCCCTGTTGCAGGTCAAGCCGCGCCTGGCCGTGATGCTGGGAACGGTCACAGTGGCCGTCGCGGTCCTGGCCTACGCCCTGACGAGAATATTCTTCTAA
- a CDS encoding amino acid permease has protein sequence MSFWTRRKAIDTITAGHADSHQLKKTLSWPHLVALGVGAIVGTGIYTLTGIGAGLAGPGVILSFLIAGAVCACAALCYAELSTLMPAAGSAYTYSYAAMGEPVAWFVGWSLILEYTLVCAAVAVGWSAHAHGLFKLMGFPDALLAGPHAGGLINLPAVIISMAVAGLLAIGTRESAVVNMVLVAVKIVALIVFVVLCLPAFDASHFTPFMPNGFSATPGPDGVKIGVMAAASLIFFAFYGFDAVSTAAEETKNPKRDLTIGIVGSMAACTAIYMIVAAVSIGASRAEVFSKSEAPLVFILESLSHPKVAQLVALAAVIALPTVILAFMYGQSRIFFVMARDGLLPRALSRVNAKTGTPVLMTLLTGALSAVLSGLLSLKDIAELANAGTLWAFIAVGASVILLRLREPNRPRVFSTPVWQVVAPAGILGCLYLFISLPVKTQVYFLYAHLIGAAIYLAYGVRKSVLAQQEKAAG, from the coding sequence GTGAGCTTCTGGACGCGCCGAAAGGCCATCGACACCATCACCGCGGGACACGCGGACAGCCATCAGCTGAAGAAGACCCTGAGCTGGCCGCATCTGGTCGCCCTGGGCGTCGGCGCCATCGTCGGCACCGGCATCTACACCCTGACCGGCATCGGCGCGGGCCTGGCCGGTCCGGGCGTCATCCTGTCGTTCCTGATCGCCGGCGCGGTCTGCGCCTGCGCCGCGCTCTGCTACGCCGAGCTGTCGACCCTGATGCCGGCGGCGGGCAGCGCCTACACCTACAGCTACGCGGCCATGGGCGAGCCGGTGGCCTGGTTCGTCGGCTGGAGCCTGATCCTGGAATACACCCTGGTCTGCGCGGCCGTCGCCGTCGGCTGGTCGGCCCACGCGCACGGCCTGTTCAAGCTCATGGGCTTTCCGGACGCGCTGCTGGCCGGCCCGCACGCGGGCGGCCTGATCAACCTGCCGGCCGTGATCATCTCGATGGCGGTGGCCGGCCTGCTGGCGATCGGCACCCGTGAGAGCGCCGTGGTCAACATGGTCCTGGTGGCGGTGAAGATCGTGGCCCTGATCGTCTTCGTGGTGCTGTGCCTGCCGGCCTTCGACGCCAGCCACTTCACGCCGTTCATGCCCAACGGCTTCTCGGCCACGCCCGGCCCCGATGGGGTGAAGATCGGCGTCATGGCCGCGGCCAGCCTGATCTTCTTCGCCTTCTACGGCTTCGACGCGGTCTCGACCGCCGCCGAGGAGACCAAGAACCCCAAGCGCGACCTGACCATCGGCATCGTCGGCTCGATGGCCGCCTGCACGGCGATCTACATGATCGTCGCCGCCGTCTCGATCGGCGCCTCGCGCGCCGAGGTGTTCTCCAAGAGCGAGGCGCCGCTGGTCTTCATCCTGGAGAGCCTCAGCCATCCCAAGGTCGCCCAGCTGGTGGCCCTGGCGGCGGTTATCGCCCTGCCGACCGTGATCCTGGCCTTCATGTACGGCCAGAGCCGGATCTTCTTCGTCATGGCCCGCGACGGCCTGCTGCCGCGCGCCCTGTCGCGGGTGAACGCCAAGACCGGCACCCCGGTGCTGATGACGCTGCTGACCGGCGCGCTGTCGGCGGTGCTGTCGGGCCTGCTGTCGCTGAAGGACATCGCCGAGCTGGCCAACGCCGGCACACTGTGGGCCTTCATCGCCGTCGGCGCCTCGGTGATCCTGCTGCGCCTGCGCGAGCCCAATCGTCCGCGCGTCTTCTCGACGCCGGTTTGGCAGGTCGTGGCGCCGGCCGGCATCCTAGGCTGCCTCTATCTGTTCATCAGCCTGCCGGTGAAGACCCAGGTCTACTTCCTCTACGCGCACCTGATCGGCGCGGCGATCTACCTGGCCTACGGCGTGCGCAAGAGCGTGCTGGCTCAGCAGGAGAAGGCCGCAGGGTAA
- a CDS encoding globin-coupled sensor protein, which yields MSHDYAINERVAFMGIDGRARDALRDLRPVVAKAIGPALASFYAKVAATPETRKFFKDDQHMAAANARQQSHWDGIVQAEFSDDYVRAVRAIGETHARIGLEPRWYIGGYAVVSDHLIRSVLESVWPKGFMSKGGVAQAGEALSALMKAVLLDMDFAISIYLETIDKERQRLEAERQESQACQAQMVAALGESLDRLARGDLQARLDIDVKPDFQKLKDDFNNAVTLLDQAMGGVSAATDGIRSGTEEISIAADDLARRTEQQAASLEETAAALDEITQTVRRAADGAKQAQDVVAGAKSEAERSGIVVDQAVAAMGEIETSSREIGNIIGVIDEIAFQTNLLALNAGVEAARAGEAGKGFAVVAQEVRALAQRSAEAAKEIKALIGASTKQVEAGVGLVGQTGDALKGIVGKVAEIDELIVQISASSQDQARGLSEVNTAVNQMDQVTQQNAAMVEETTAATHSLKSQTAELSRQVATFSISGRASAPAAQAPAPAPAPAPASTPRAAPAPRPASRPGASAPVSRGVAAVAVKDEWEEF from the coding sequence ATGAGCCACGATTACGCGATCAACGAGCGAGTGGCGTTCATGGGGATCGATGGCAGGGCGCGAGACGCCTTGCGCGATCTCAGACCCGTCGTCGCCAAGGCGATTGGACCGGCCTTGGCGAGCTTCTATGCGAAGGTGGCGGCGACGCCCGAGACGCGGAAGTTCTTCAAGGACGACCAGCATATGGCGGCCGCCAACGCGCGCCAGCAAAGCCATTGGGACGGAATCGTCCAGGCCGAATTCAGCGACGACTATGTCCGGGCCGTCCGCGCCATCGGCGAGACCCACGCCCGCATCGGCCTTGAGCCGCGCTGGTATATCGGCGGCTACGCGGTGGTTAGCGACCATCTGATCCGCTCCGTCCTGGAGTCGGTCTGGCCCAAGGGCTTCATGAGCAAGGGCGGCGTGGCCCAGGCCGGCGAGGCGCTCAGCGCCCTGATGAAGGCTGTTTTGCTGGACATGGACTTCGCCATCTCGATCTATCTGGAGACCATCGACAAGGAGCGCCAGCGGCTGGAGGCCGAGCGCCAGGAAAGCCAGGCGTGCCAGGCGCAGATGGTCGCGGCCCTGGGCGAGTCTCTCGATCGTCTGGCGCGGGGCGACCTGCAGGCCCGTCTGGACATCGACGTAAAGCCGGACTTCCAGAAGCTGAAAGACGACTTCAATAACGCGGTCACCTTGCTGGATCAGGCGATGGGCGGCGTCAGCGCGGCGACGGACGGCATTCGCTCGGGCACCGAGGAGATCAGCATCGCCGCCGACGATCTGGCGCGCCGGACCGAGCAGCAGGCCGCCAGCCTGGAAGAGACCGCCGCGGCGCTGGACGAGATCACCCAGACCGTCCGCCGGGCCGCCGACGGCGCCAAGCAGGCGCAGGACGTGGTCGCCGGCGCCAAGTCCGAGGCCGAGCGGTCCGGGATCGTGGTCGACCAGGCCGTCGCGGCCATGGGCGAGATCGAGACCAGCTCGCGCGAGATCGGCAACATCATCGGGGTGATCGACGAGATCGCTTTCCAGACCAATCTGCTGGCCCTGAACGCCGGCGTGGAAGCCGCGCGCGCCGGTGAGGCCGGCAAGGGCTTCGCGGTGGTGGCGCAGGAGGTGCGAGCCCTGGCCCAGCGCTCGGCCGAGGCGGCCAAGGAGATCAAGGCTCTGATCGGCGCCTCGACCAAGCAGGTCGAGGCCGGCGTGGGGCTGGTGGGCCAGACGGGCGACGCGCTGAAAGGCATCGTCGGCAAGGTCGCCGAAATCGACGAGCTGATCGTCCAGATCTCGGCCTCGTCCCAGGACCAGGCGCGCGGGCTTTCGGAGGTGAACACGGCCGTCAACCAGATGGACCAGGTGACCCAGCAGAACGCCGCGATGGTCGAGGAAACAACGGCCGCGACCCATTCGCTGAAGAGCCAGACGGCGGAACTGTCTCGCCAGGTGGCGACCTTCTCGATCTCGGGTCGCGCTTCGGCTCCAGCCGCGCAAGCCCCGGCCCCGGCCCCGGCCCCGGCCCCGGCCTCAACGCCACGCGCCGCGCCTGCTCCGCGTCCAGCCAGCCGCCCAGGCGCGTCAGCCCCTGTCTCGCGCGGCGTGGCCGCGGTGGCCGTCAAGGACGAGTGGGAAGAGTTCTAG
- a CDS encoding Lrp/AsnC family transcriptional regulator — translation MIDLDHIDRRLLAILQEDATVPIADLAERVGLTQTPCWKRIKRLQESGVITARVALLDREALDLPLTVFVAVKTGRHDEDWLKLFAEGAKALPEVVEFYRMSGEVDYLLKVVVKDIAAYDRFYKRLIATAPLSDVSSSFAMEQIKFTTALPVAPT, via the coding sequence ATGATTGATCTCGATCATATCGATCGGCGCCTGCTGGCGATCCTGCAGGAAGACGCCACCGTTCCGATCGCCGATCTGGCCGAGCGCGTCGGCCTGACCCAGACCCCGTGCTGGAAACGGATCAAGCGCCTGCAGGAGTCCGGCGTCATCACCGCGCGCGTCGCCCTTCTGGACCGAGAGGCCCTCGACCTGCCGCTCACTGTCTTCGTCGCCGTGAAGACCGGCCGCCACGACGAGGACTGGCTGAAGCTCTTCGCCGAGGGAGCGAAGGCCCTGCCCGAGGTGGTCGAGTTCTACCGGATGAGCGGCGAGGTCGACTATCTGCTGAAGGTCGTCGTCAAGGACATCGCCGCCTATGACCGCTTCTACAAACGCCTGATCGCCACCGCGCCGCTCAGCGACGTGTCGTCCAGCTTCGCGATGGAGCAGATCAAGTTCACCACCGCCCTTCCCGTCGCCCCGACCTGA
- a CDS encoding histidinol-phosphate transaminase, whose product MDATRRGLLIGGAALAPGLALAAETSVDPTAPPAIRAHLGVTENPFGPSPAARKAAAKALAEAPYYGWELEPPLVKLIAEHDGLKPEQVGLCNGSLEALSLLSTAFSKSGPVVSPQPSYATPLLYAQRQGANLEWVQLAADQQIDLPALAERAKAVKAGCVYVCNPNNPTGLLLDADALRAFCVEVSKTCPVIVDEAYIEISPDPVRNSMMDLVRAGHDVIVARTFSKVYGMAGLRVGFIAARADRVRTLKSLIPTHKGRPGLAAAAACYGDQAYLAGAKAYLEGCRKKIYAICEANGLNYLPSFGTYVFVDCGKPNLAFQKTLASLGVEVRVFDSPRHPTWIRVGTASPAELDYFASALPKALKA is encoded by the coding sequence ATGGACGCGACGCGGCGCGGACTTCTGATCGGTGGCGCGGCCCTGGCGCCAGGCTTGGCGCTGGCGGCCGAGACCTCGGTGGATCCGACCGCCCCGCCGGCGATCCGCGCCCACCTGGGCGTCACCGAGAACCCGTTCGGACCCTCCCCCGCCGCGCGCAAGGCCGCCGCCAAGGCCCTGGCCGAAGCGCCCTATTACGGCTGGGAGCTTGAGCCGCCGCTGGTCAAGCTGATCGCCGAGCATGACGGCCTCAAGCCCGAGCAGGTCGGGCTGTGCAACGGTTCGCTGGAGGCGCTGTCGCTGCTGTCGACGGCCTTCTCCAAGTCCGGCCCGGTGGTCTCGCCGCAGCCCAGCTACGCCACGCCCCTGCTCTACGCCCAGCGGCAGGGCGCCAACCTGGAGTGGGTCCAGCTGGCCGCCGACCAGCAGATCGACCTCCCCGCCCTCGCCGAGCGCGCCAAGGCCGTGAAGGCCGGCTGCGTCTATGTCTGCAATCCCAACAATCCCACCGGCCTGCTGCTCGACGCCGACGCCCTGCGCGCCTTCTGCGTCGAGGTGTCCAAGACCTGCCCGGTGATCGTCGACGAGGCCTATATCGAGATCAGCCCCGATCCCGTCCGAAATTCGATGATGGACCTGGTCCGCGCCGGCCATGACGTGATCGTCGCCCGCACCTTCTCGAAGGTCTACGGCATGGCCGGCCTGCGCGTGGGCTTCATCGCCGCCCGGGCCGACCGCGTCCGGACGCTGAAGAGCCTGATCCCGACCCACAAGGGCCGCCCGGGCCTCGCGGCGGCCGCCGCCTGCTATGGCGACCAAGCCTATCTCGCCGGCGCGAAGGCTTACCTGGAGGGCTGCCGCAAGAAGATCTACGCGATCTGCGAGGCCAACGGCCTGAACTACCTGCCGTCCTTCGGGACCTATGTCTTCGTCGACTGCGGCAAGCCCAATCTGGCGTTCCAGAAGACGCTGGCTTCGCTGGGCGTCGAGGTGAGGGTGTTCGACAGCCCCCGCCATCCGACCTGGATCCGCGTCGGCACGGCTAGTCCGGCCGAACTCGACTATTTCGCCAGCGCGCTGCCGAAGGCGCTGAAGGCCTGA
- a CDS encoding acyl-CoA dehydrogenase family protein translates to MALDLETREQLLDTVARFVAERLRPIEAKVAEDDAVPADVVEEMKALGLFGLSIPEEYGGLGLGMEDETLVAIELGRASPAFRSVFGTNVGIGSQGLVMFGDDAQKAKWLPGIASGEVVTSFALTEPEAGSDSGAVQTRAALDGDAYVLNGAKRYITNAGKASLFTVMARTNPDIKGGGGVSAFLVPRDLPGLSVSKPEKKMGQQGAHIHDVTFDNVRVPVENRLGAEGEGFKVAMQVLDRGRLHIAAVCVGVAERLIADCVAYASERKQFGQPIANFQLIQAMIADSKTEALAARALVLETARKRDAGVGVTLEAAASKLFASEMVGRVADRAVQIFGGAGYVADYGIERLYRDVRIFRIYEGTTQIQQLIVARETLKQGG, encoded by the coding sequence ATGGCCCTCGACCTGGAGACCCGCGAGCAGCTGCTCGACACGGTGGCTCGCTTCGTCGCCGAGCGGCTGCGGCCGATCGAGGCCAAGGTCGCCGAGGACGACGCCGTTCCCGCCGACGTCGTCGAGGAGATGAAGGCCCTCGGCCTCTTTGGTCTCTCGATCCCGGAGGAATACGGCGGCCTGGGCCTGGGCATGGAGGACGAGACGCTGGTGGCCATCGAGCTGGGCCGCGCCTCGCCGGCCTTCCGCTCGGTGTTCGGCACCAATGTCGGCATCGGCAGCCAGGGCCTCGTCATGTTCGGCGACGACGCCCAGAAAGCCAAGTGGCTGCCAGGGATCGCGTCCGGCGAGGTGGTCACGTCCTTCGCCCTGACCGAGCCCGAGGCCGGCTCCGACAGCGGCGCGGTGCAAACCCGGGCCGCGCTGGACGGCGACGCCTATGTCCTGAACGGGGCCAAGCGCTACATCACCAACGCCGGCAAGGCCTCGCTGTTCACGGTGATGGCCCGCACCAATCCCGACATAAAGGGCGGCGGGGGCGTGTCGGCCTTCCTCGTTCCGCGCGACCTGCCGGGCCTGTCGGTCTCCAAGCCCGAGAAGAAGATGGGCCAGCAGGGCGCCCACATCCACGACGTCACCTTCGACAACGTGCGGGTGCCGGTGGAGAACCGACTGGGCGCGGAAGGCGAGGGCTTCAAGGTCGCCATGCAGGTGCTGGACCGCGGCCGTCTGCACATCGCCGCCGTCTGCGTGGGCGTGGCCGAGCGGCTGATCGCCGACTGCGTGGCCTATGCGTCAGAGCGCAAGCAGTTCGGCCAGCCGATCGCCAACTTCCAGCTGATCCAGGCGATGATCGCCGACAGCAAGACCGAGGCGCTGGCCGCGCGGGCCCTGGTCCTTGAGACCGCCCGCAAGCGCGACGCGGGCGTTGGCGTGACGCTGGAGGCGGCGGCCAGCAAGCTGTTCGCCTCGGAGATGGTCGGCAGGGTCGCCGACCGCGCGGTGCAGATCTTCGGCGGCGCCGGCTATGTCGCCGACTATGGAATCGAGCGGCTCTATCGCGACGTCCGGATCTTCCGGATCTACGAGGGCACCACCCAGATTCAGCAGCTGATCGTGGCGCGCGAAACGCTCAAGCAGGGCGGCTGA
- a CDS encoding DUF6356 family protein, whose amino-acid sequence MLASFTRHPRSVGESYGQHMGVAWGFGFTLIGAGLACLVHGLLPFAFERTGSRTVRQLNERLSNRCARADAHFAAAPITGETVRG is encoded by the coding sequence ATGCTGGCGTCCTTTACCCGTCATCCCCGTTCGGTCGGCGAAAGCTATGGTCAGCACATGGGCGTGGCTTGGGGCTTCGGCTTCACCCTGATCGGCGCCGGTCTCGCCTGCCTCGTGCACGGCCTTTTGCCCTTCGCCTTCGAGCGGACGGGCAGCCGCACGGTGCGCCAGCTGAACGAGCGCCTCTCCAACCGCTGCGCCCGCGCCGACGCCCATTTCGCCGCCGCGCCGATCACGGGCGAGACCGTCCGCGGATGA
- a CDS encoding TetR/AcrR family transcriptional regulator: protein MDAARLAKDTPKSQKTRARILDCAMHLFAEIGYHAATNPAIADAAGLTRGAMLYHFPTREALVEAAVAHIQAERSTLFRAAADSLPPGADVTEHAIDSYWDLLHSVPFQAFAELEAAGRTDPAIQALLTPAQAEFDRAQAGDHFLKILHAGAGPRFQASRDLARFMLEGLARTTLTYDKDGRKDRLLAVIKRATHMLNRKGDIQDLWPE from the coding sequence ATGGACGCCGCCCGCCTCGCCAAGGATACCCCCAAGTCCCAGAAGACCCGCGCGCGGATTCTGGACTGCGCGATGCATCTGTTCGCCGAGATCGGCTATCACGCGGCCACCAACCCGGCGATCGCCGACGCCGCGGGCCTGACGCGCGGGGCGATGCTGTACCACTTCCCGACCCGCGAGGCCCTGGTCGAGGCGGCCGTCGCCCATATCCAGGCCGAGCGCTCGACCCTGTTTCGCGCCGCCGCCGACAGCCTGCCGCCGGGCGCGGACGTCACCGAGCACGCGATCGACAGCTATTGGGATCTGCTGCACAGCGTTCCGTTCCAGGCCTTCGCCGAGCTGGAGGCCGCTGGTCGCACCGACCCTGCCATCCAGGCGCTGCTGACGCCGGCCCAGGCCGAGTTCGACCGCGCCCAGGCCGGCGACCACTTCCTGAAGATCCTGCACGCCGGCGCCGGCCCCCGCTTCCAGGCCAGCCGCGACCTCGCCCGCTTCATGCTGGAGGGCCTCGCCCGCACGACCCTGACCTACGACAAGGACGGCCGGAAGGATCGCCTGCTGGCCGTGATCAAGCGCGCCACGCACATGCTGAACCGCAAGGGCGACATCCAGGACCTCTGGCCGGAATAG
- a CDS encoding methyl-accepting chemotaxis protein, with amino-acid sequence MKRLRLVDLPLIIKIGFAPAFALLMLALMAGGAIIVQKSQSAALKQVVESDMRQNMEIQKISKRISNINGELYTVLTHKAGNIDVAKNDARMAAILTETDAVKKELMSLKAKLPAAEQPKINELIKSLDECHSAIDTVSGMIGVDFNMAVGFIAPFEEQYAKMTGILDQVVAAANTRVANETAKRQAEATAAMSVTIILSLVTLAAVGALAFLTVMTTRKSINDIAGATDKLSKGDNSIDLEKMTRGDELGAIVSALKVFRDNQLHLEQLRAEQEKSAALTADERRAKEAAAAAAAQESALVVTSLAEGLEKLASGDLTFRVSADFPGDYRKLKDDFNAAMGSLQETMKVIAASTDGLRTGADEIAHASDDLSRRTEQQAASLEETAAALDQLTATVRRTASGARQASDVVSTTRGEATHSGQVVHQAVSAMGEIEKSSGQISQIIGVIDEIAFQTNLLALNAGVEAARAGEAGRGFAVVAQEVRALAQRSAEAAKEIKTLISSSTQQVSQGVSLVGQTGEALQRIVAKVGEIDALVTEIAASAAEQATGLNEVNTAVNQMDQVTQQNAAMVEQSTAATHSLKGETAELVRLMARFQVGAAASSYSRPAPADATQHAPARNPVAEQQARLNTFARPGRSSGSAAVAQAPVTEGWEEF; translated from the coding sequence ATGAAACGCCTTCGTCTCGTCGATCTGCCGTTGATCATTAAGATCGGCTTCGCGCCGGCTTTCGCGCTGCTCATGCTGGCCCTGATGGCCGGCGGAGCCATCATTGTTCAGAAGAGCCAGTCGGCTGCGCTGAAGCAGGTCGTCGAAAGCGACATGCGCCAGAACATGGAGATCCAGAAGATCTCCAAGCGCATCTCGAACATCAACGGCGAGCTCTACACCGTGTTGACCCACAAGGCGGGCAACATCGACGTGGCCAAGAACGACGCCCGCATGGCGGCGATCCTGACCGAGACGGACGCGGTCAAGAAAGAGCTCATGTCTCTGAAGGCCAAGCTGCCGGCCGCCGAACAGCCTAAGATCAACGAGCTGATCAAGTCGCTCGACGAGTGCCACAGCGCCATCGACACGGTCAGCGGCATGATCGGCGTCGACTTCAACATGGCTGTCGGCTTCATCGCTCCGTTCGAAGAACAGTACGCCAAGATGACGGGCATCCTCGACCAGGTGGTCGCCGCGGCCAATACGCGCGTCGCCAACGAGACCGCCAAGCGTCAGGCCGAAGCCACCGCCGCGATGAGCGTCACCATCATCCTGTCGCTGGTCACCCTGGCCGCCGTCGGCGCCCTGGCGTTCCTGACCGTGATGACGACCCGCAAGTCGATCAACGACATCGCCGGCGCCACCGACAAGCTCTCTAAGGGCGACAACAGCATCGATCTGGAAAAGATGACGCGCGGCGACGAACTGGGCGCCATCGTGTCGGCCCTGAAGGTCTTCCGCGACAACCAGCTGCACCTCGAGCAGCTGCGCGCCGAGCAGGAGAAGTCGGCCGCCCTGACCGCGGACGAGCGCCGCGCCAAGGAAGCCGCCGCCGCCGCCGCCGCCCAGGAAAGCGCGCTGGTGGTCACCAGCCTGGCCGAGGGCCTGGAGAAGCTGGCCTCGGGCGACCTGACCTTCCGCGTCAGCGCCGATTTCCCCGGCGACTATCGCAAGCTGAAGGACGACTTCAACGCCGCCATGGGCTCGCTGCAGGAGACGATGAAGGTCATCGCCGCCTCGACCGACGGCCTGCGCACCGGCGCCGACGAGATCGCCCATGCGTCCGACGACCTGTCGCGCCGCACCGAACAACAGGCCGCCAGCCTGGAAGAAACCGCCGCCGCTCTGGACCAGCTGACCGCGACTGTTCGTCGCACAGCCTCGGGCGCGCGCCAGGCTTCGGACGTTGTCTCAACCACCCGTGGCGAAGCGACGCATTCCGGCCAGGTTGTGCATCAGGCAGTCTCCGCCATGGGGGAGATCGAGAAGAGCTCGGGCCAGATCAGCCAGATCATCGGCGTGATCGACGAGATCGCCTTCCAGACCAACCTTCTGGCCCTGAACGCCGGCGTCGAAGCGGCGCGGGCGGGCGAGGCGGGTCGCGGCTTCGCCGTCGTGGCTCAGGAAGTTCGTGCTCTGGCCCAACGTTCGGCCGAGGCCGCCAAGGAGATCAAGACCCTGATTTCCTCGTCGACCCAGCAGGTCAGCCAAGGCGTCAGCCTGGTCGGCCAGACCGGCGAAGCGCTGCAGCGTATCGTGGCGAAGGTTGGTGAGATCGACGCCCTGGTCACCGAGATCGCGGCCTCCGCCGCGGAGCAGGCGACCGGTCTGAACGAAGTGAACACGGCCGTGAACCAGATGGACCAAGTCACTCAGCAGAACGCCGCCATGGTCGAGCAGTCGACCGCCGCGACGCACTCGCTGAAGGGCGAGACCGCCGAGCTGGTTCGCCTGATGGCCCGCTTCCAAGTGGGCGCGGCCGCCTCGTCCTATTCGCGTCCGGCCCCCGCCGACGCGACTCAGCACGCTCCGGCGCGCAACCCGGTGGCCGAGCAGCAGGCCCGTCTGAACACCTTCGCCCGTCCGGGCCGGAGCAGCGGTTCGGCGGCGGTCGCTCAAGCCCCCGTCACGGAAGGTTGGGAGGAATTCTAA
- a CDS encoding response regulator has product MTQTVLTVDDSRTMRDMLRMALAGAGFNVVEAVDGEHGLEVLSAHRPDVIITDINMPKLDGFGFIEAVRVDDDYRAIPILVLTTESDPAKKQRAREAGATGWIVKPFNPEKLVDAIRRVAA; this is encoded by the coding sequence GTGACGCAGACGGTTCTTACGGTCGATGACTCCCGCACCATGAGGGACATGCTTCGCATGGCTTTGGCCGGGGCGGGCTTCAACGTGGTCGAGGCCGTCGACGGCGAGCACGGGCTCGAGGTCCTCTCGGCCCACCGTCCGGACGTGATCATCACGGACATCAATATGCCCAAGCTGGACGGCTTCGGCTTCATCGAGGCGGTGCGCGTCGACGACGACTATCGCGCCATCCCGATCCTGGTCCTGACCACGGAAAGCGACCCGGCCAAGAAGCAGCGGGCCCGCGAGGCCGGCGCCACGGGCTGGATCGTGAAGCCCTTCAATCCCGAAAAGCTGGTCGACGCCATTCGCCGCGTCGCCGCCTGA
- a CDS encoding STAS domain-containing protein codes for MAAIALPENLDLKAAAPLKAALLARRGAPIEIEADQVRRFGGLCLQVLLAARKAWDRDGQPFSIKGPSEAFVETTRLFGAEKALLSAEFQGAES; via the coding sequence ATGGCCGCCATTGCGCTGCCTGAAAATCTGGACCTGAAGGCCGCTGCGCCGCTGAAGGCCGCGCTCCTGGCGCGCCGCGGCGCGCCGATCGAGATCGAGGCCGACCAGGTGCGCCGCTTCGGCGGTCTGTGCCTGCAGGTCCTCCTGGCGGCCCGCAAGGCCTGGGACCGCGACGGTCAACCCTTTTCCATCAAGGGGCCTTCCGAGGCCTTCGTAGAAACCACCCGTCTGTTCGGCGCCGAAAAGGCGCTCCTGTCGGCGGAATTCCAAGGAGCTGAATCGTGA